One Sphingomonas endolithica genomic window, CGCGGTGGCCTGATCCGACGGAACTACTCAAGATGGATACTGACATCGATGCCTGCCCCCAAATCGTCTCAGTGCTTAAAGCATGTTAAAGGCGAGACGCCTTTGCGCACGATCGGTTCCATCTTCCAAGCGCGCGTGTTCGCCACCCTTCAAACCTCCCGCACCCGCACACCCACCGCGCGCATCACCTCGCTGACGCCCCACACCATCGCATCGGCGCGATCGGGCGACGTTCCCGGGCCCTCATAGCCGCCGCCGGCGATCATGCCGAGCAGTTGCGCCTCCAGCTCGGCCATGCGGCCGTGCAGCCGCGCCCTGCCCGCCTCGAATAATTGCGCGACCGGTTCCGCGCGCACGCTCTTGCCGTGTCGCGCGTTGACCAGCCGCACCTGCAACGCCGGATCCGCGGCGAGCAGCACCGCCCTGACCATCTTGCCGCCCTGGTTGGCCTCGGCCACCACCTCGCGGGTGCCGTGGCAGGCTGCGGCATCGGCCACTGCCTGCGCCCAGCCCTCGGGCGAGCGGGCGGTGACACTGTGGTCGGCGAGGATGTGGGCGATGGCGCTCGGCGGATCGCTTGCCCGGGCGCAGGCGATGATGCCGCAGGTGCCGTCGCCGGACGGCGGGTCGACCGCGATGAGCGTGCGGGTGAAGGGGGGAGCTTCCGTGCCGAAAGCCCCCGCTCCACCCTGCGCCCGCTCGCCCCCCTCCGCCGTTCGTCCCGAGCTTGTCGAAGCCTGTCCTGAGCGACTGCCGCAGGCAGGCAGTCGAAGGGGACATGCCCCAAACGGAACCGGAGTCTTGAGGTCGTCGCTTGTGGCATGCCCTTCGACAAGCTCAGCACGAGCGGGGATTGAGCGGGCGTGGCGATCGACCCGCGCCTGCTCGATCAACGCCACCGTCCACAGCGCGCCCGCCGCATCCGGCAGCAGTTCCCCGTCCAGCTCCTGTCGCCCAAGCCTCGTGCCCGCATACAGCGCCTCGACGCGTGCCTTGTAGGCGGACGAGATGTGTGGGTTGGCGCGGGTGCCGCCACCGGTCGTCACCGTCCCCTTTTCGTCCATGATCGCGCGCAGCACGGGGCCTGCGCGCGGGGTTGTAGTAACGAGCGCGCGAGGGTGGGCGCCGAGCCGAAGGCCTAGCTGCAGCATGTCCCACGTGTCGCGGGCGCGCTCCCATTTGGTGAGTTCGTCGCACCACGCATAATGGTGCTCGGGGCCGCGCAGCGCCTCTGGACTGGCACCCGAGAACAAGGTCGCCTCGGCGCCGGTGCGGAAGGTCAGGCGCCGAAGCGAGGGGTGCCACTCCTTCAACAACGCGCCGGCAACCGCGATCAGGCCACTCCTGCCCTCCACCATCACCCGGCGAGCGTCGTCCAGCGTCGCGCCGACCAAAGCGACGCGCAAGTCCGCGCCGCCTTCGGCGACAAGCGCGGTGACCCACTGCGCGCCGGCCAGCGTCTTGCCGAAGCCGCGCCCCGCCTTGATCACCCAGGTCGACCAGGGCGTGCCGTCGGCACAGCCCTCGGGCGCGCGATGGCCCCGATGCGCCCAGCTCGGCCAATCGCCATCCGCCGCATCCGCCTCCTCGATGCTCAGGCTGCCGATCAGCCGTGCCGCCTGCCCCGGCGTGAGCCCGTCGAGAAGATCGAGGAAGGAGCCAGCGCCGCGGTCTGCAGCGGCATCACGCCGCATCCCCGCCCCGCGCCTCCGAGTCCGCCGGCGCTGCATCCATGCTGCGGATCGCCTCGACCTTACTCAGGATGCTCGCCCGTACCTCGTCCAGGCTCCGCCGCCGGGCCGTCTTTCCAGGACCGCCGCGTCCATTGTCCACCACGCTGTTGCGATGCGCGCGCAGCACGTTCATCGCCTGGTCCACCGTCATCTTCGGGGTCGGCCGCTCGACATCGAACGGCACATCGTCGATCGTGTCCACCGCCGCCTTCAGCAAGGCCAGTTCCAACCGTGCATAGCCTTGTTCGAGCGCAGCCTGCCAACGCGCCGCGAATTCGGGGCGCGTCTGCCGCAATCGATACACGGTCGGCGTCGAAAACCCTACCGCCTCCGCCGCCGCCGTCACGTTGCAGCTGGCCGCCAGATGATCGAAAAATGCCGCCTCGGCAGCATCGTTCCAGTGCCAGCCGGAATCCTTCAGCACCTGAGGGCGCCCGGTCGGGCCATAACGCAGCTTGCCGTTCCGCATGACGCGGTCACTTGAACTTTTCGTCATTTCCACTCCCCGCTCAGATCCTGAAATGTTCCACAATCAAGTGCTGAAGTCAAGCTGATCGAGCCCATCTGGTTCGTTTGATGGAGACGCCAAGTCAGGGGGACGGTGATCGACATGCAAGCGCGCACCAGCCGATGCAGTCCCTCCGCGATTGCGGTGCCCCCGCACCGAAACCCGCAGGAGCAGCGGAATTGCCACCACTCCGGACGGGCTGCCTTGCGCGCCTTCGCCAAAGCGCGCTTGTGCCTGTCGCCATGTGCGCCCTCCCCCCTTCTGCGTCCGATGCGCCGCGCGCGGAGATCGTTACCGCATCCGAACTCGTGCGGCATTTCGGCCTCTGGCAGGAGCGCGCTGCGCGGGCGCCGGTCTATGTCATGTTCCGCGGACGGCCGCGGCTCGTGCTCACCTCGATCGAGCTGATGGAGACCCTGCTGGCGCCGCACCTGCCCGATCGTGACGTCCAGGGGCCGGATCCGGCCGCCTTGCTCGATCTGATCCGCGACATGGTGGTGGTCGCCGATGGCGATCTACGCGTCGTGGCCGCCAGCCGCACCGCACGGGCATATTTCGACGCCTCGGTCGCCGCTGGCGTACCCGTCGAGACCTTGGTGCCGTTGGACGCACGGGATATCTTGTTGAAGGTGCTGCGCCATGTCGTGGCGGCGGGGGTCGCGCAGACCATCGACCTTTCTTCGCCCCGGCGTACCGGCGGCCTGCTCACGTTAACGATTGAGCCGCATCGCCGCGGCATTGCGCTGCTGGTGCAGGATATCACTGCGCCCAATCGCCCGCCGAATGCGGCGGGTTGAAAGCTTAACCCCGCATACACCACGTCTTTACGCGCTTCGGTATAGACCCATGTTGCAAACGAATTTTGGGGCGGATTGGGCGCACCAAATCCACGGTTGGAGGATCATGGCTTTCGAAATGGCACGACTCGCGCGAAACGACGGCAGCTGGGGAGTGATCGCGTCGATTGCCGCCAACGATGGCAGCGCCGCGCACGAAATCCCGCGAAAGCTTGCCGCGCGTGACGTCGTCGCACGCGACTTTTCGGATACCGTGCATGCTCTTTGCATGCTACATGGACAGCAGCCCGGCCTGATCGAGCATGCACTGCGCCGCAATGCCCAGCCGCTGGCGCAGGACTGGCTGCGCGAGGCATCCGAGGCCTTCACGGTCGAACGCCATTACCTCGCCCAGCTGGTTGCCGCCGCCGGCCATGCGCCTTCCACGCCGGGCCAGGCGGAATCGGAAGCCGCGATCATCGGCCAGCATCATGCGCTGGAAATGCTCGCCCAGTCGGAACGCGCCGGCTGCGCCACCGGAGCGGTGGTCGCCCTGCTGCTCGACTGGACGGTGATCCGACGGACGCTGGATGCCGCGGCCGAGCGCTTCGGCGTCACGCCCCCGCCGCTTGTGCTGCCGATCGATGCCGAGATCGAGACAATGGTGATGTCGCTTGGCGGATCGCCCGGCGTGGAGCGGGCCATGGCCTTCG contains:
- a CDS encoding terminase large subunit domain-containing protein encodes the protein MRRDAAADRGAGSFLDLLDGLTPGQAARLIGSLSIEEADAADGDWPSWAHRGHRAPEGCADGTPWSTWVIKAGRGFGKTLAGAQWVTALVAEGGADLRVALVGATLDDARRVMVEGRSGLIAVAGALLKEWHPSLRRLTFRTGAEATLFSGASPEALRGPEHHYAWCDELTKWERARDTWDMLQLGLRLGAHPRALVTTTPRAGPVLRAIMDEKGTVTTGGGTRANPHISSAYKARVEALYAGTRLGRQELDGELLPDAAGALWTVALIEQARVDRHARSIPARAELVEGHATSDDLKTPVPFGACPLRLPACGSRSGQASTSSGRTAEGGERAQGGAGAFGTEAPPFTRTLIAVDPPSGDGTCGIIACARASDPPSAIAHILADHSVTARSPEGWAQAVADAAACHGTREVVAEANQGGKMVRAVLLAADPALQVRLVNARHGKSVRAEPVAQLFEAGRARLHGRMAELEAQLLGMIAGGGYEGPGTSPDRADAMVWGVSEVMRAVGVRVREV
- a CDS encoding PAS domain-containing protein: MCALPPSASDAPRAEIVTASELVRHFGLWQERAARAPVYVMFRGRPRLVLTSIELMETLLAPHLPDRDVQGPDPAALLDLIRDMVVVADGDLRVVAASRTARAYFDASVAAGVPVETLVPLDARDILLKVLRHVVAAGVAQTIDLSSPRRTGGLLTLTIEPHRRGIALLVQDITAPNRPPNAAG
- a CDS encoding DUF6975 family protein, with product MARLARNDGSWGVIASIAANDGSAAHEIPRKLAARDVVARDFSDTVHALCMLHGQQPGLIEHALRRNAQPLAQDWLREASEAFTVERHYLAQLVAAAGHAPSTPGQAESEAAIIGQHHALEMLAQSERAGCATGAVVALLLDWTVIRRTLDAAAERFGVTPPPLVLPIDAEIETMVMSLGGSPGVERAMAFGAQQLLAQHRGLWNLLDARASARGRL